One region of Paenibacillus polymyxa M1 genomic DNA includes:
- a CDS encoding DUF1697 domain-containing protein, which yields MIYIALLRGINVGGNNKIEMKKLKQTFEHAGMGHVTTYINSGNIIFSSQERPNQELSLVLEQAILEDFSLPIRVIVRNMKEIQSIMGALPNEWANDTQMKSDVMFLWDEINSISVLDKLPLKPGIGHVMYTTGAILFSVSKEQVTKSGLTKLVGTKLYQQMTVRNVNTARQIYKLMQMAEQEELQDMDA from the coding sequence ATGATCTATATCGCATTACTGCGGGGCATCAATGTCGGCGGCAACAACAAGATCGAGATGAAGAAGCTCAAGCAAACGTTTGAACATGCAGGTATGGGGCATGTGACGACTTACATTAATTCTGGAAACATTATTTTTTCCAGTCAGGAGCGGCCCAACCAGGAGCTATCGCTCGTACTGGAACAGGCGATTCTGGAGGATTTTAGCTTACCTATCCGCGTCATCGTCCGTAATATGAAGGAGATTCAGAGCATTATGGGGGCCCTGCCGAATGAATGGGCTAATGATACACAGATGAAAAGTGACGTAATGTTTCTGTGGGATGAAATTAACAGTATTTCCGTTCTGGACAAGCTTCCTTTAAAACCGGGAATTGGGCATGTCATGTATACGACCGGAGCCATTCTGTTTTCTGTCAGCAAGGAACAAGTCACAAAAAGCGGGTTAACAAAATTAGTCGGCACCAAGCTGTATCAGCAAATGACGGTGCGGAATGTGAACACAGCACGGCAGATTTATAAACTGATGCAAATGGCTGAACAAGAAGAGTTGCAGGATATGGACGCATGA
- a CDS encoding RBBP9/YdeN family alpha/beta hydrolase has protein sequence MTNLQNQKQVYIIHGYTASPTDHWFPWLQDKLQEDGVSVNILDMPNSQAPKLNEWIEHLLQNIKALHKDIYFIGHSLGCVSILRYLQQVNIPEPLGGTVFVSGFTDPVPSLPSLNEFTNDHLDHQQITDSLKARVVIASKDDAIVPFALSKKLAEDMQADFHEVDHGGHFLQSDGFTTLPIVYQVLIEMMNENK, from the coding sequence GTGACAAACCTACAAAATCAAAAACAAGTATATATAATCCACGGCTACACAGCTTCGCCAACAGATCATTGGTTTCCTTGGTTACAAGATAAATTACAGGAAGACGGGGTTTCGGTAAATATACTAGATATGCCCAACTCGCAAGCCCCCAAACTTAATGAGTGGATTGAGCACCTATTGCAAAATATTAAAGCCCTACATAAAGACATCTATTTTATTGGTCATAGCTTGGGTTGTGTATCCATATTAAGATACCTGCAGCAAGTCAACATCCCGGAACCACTAGGTGGCACCGTTTTCGTTTCCGGTTTTACTGACCCAGTGCCAAGCCTGCCGTCATTAAATGAATTTACAAATGACCATTTGGATCATCAGCAGATCACGGATTCGCTAAAAGCACGTGTAGTTATAGCTTCAAAGGACGACGCAATTGTCCCCTTTGCACTTAGTAAGAAACTAGCGGAAGATATGCAGGCTGATTTCCACGAAGTAGATCATGGGGGGCACTTTTTACAGAGTGACGGCTTTACCACTTTACCGATCGTCTATCAAGTTTTAATAGAAATGATGAATGAAAATAAGTAG
- a CDS encoding SMI1/KNR4 family protein, giving the protein MWSIHFEQQFVKCPEATGEQIAIFLSTWNIKLSEQEIREIQQRQVNPFPKSSPFYDQYKPLDPVSWHLPQGQFPDSYIELLKYSNGGEFQNGERYFQFFNTEDLREMNLAYELPEYMPGAVSFAMDGCGNHYMFDMREEKRNNEYPILFAHSGSLGYDECEQVAHSFMELCTEKWALY; this is encoded by the coding sequence ATGTGGAGTATTCATTTTGAGCAACAGTTTGTAAAATGCCCGGAAGCAACTGGTGAACAAATCGCGATTTTTTTGAGCACATGGAACATCAAGCTATCGGAGCAGGAGATTCGCGAAATCCAACAAAGACAAGTGAACCCTTTTCCGAAATCGTCTCCATTTTATGATCAATATAAACCGCTAGATCCTGTTAGCTGGCATTTGCCCCAAGGACAATTTCCTGATAGTTACATAGAATTGCTGAAATATTCTAATGGCGGTGAATTTCAGAATGGAGAACGTTATTTCCAGTTTTTCAATACTGAAGATTTGAGAGAAATGAACCTTGCCTACGAGCTGCCAGAGTATATGCCGGGTGCCGTGTCGTTTGCGATGGATGGATGCGGTAACCATTATATGTTTGATATGAGAGAGGAAAAAAGAAACAATGAATATCCCATTCTTTTTGCTCATTCTGGTAGCTTGGGGTATGACGAATGTGAACAGGTTGCTCATTCTTTTATGGAGCTATGCACGGAAAAATGGGCATTGTATTAA
- a CDS encoding DUF2625 domain-containing protein: MHTLTVDELMDQDNHAWEEVRNILQEGNNPYRIVLAESESVRGDSLYRLQVSTKSYLGTVAYETGGIIFDHGWITLLGAGGPGVYGSLASWNGLQEPASVPALGGMLIVAYDAAGGFFGLDTGKFGRSGHIYYFAPDALEWESTELAYSGFLSWLAEGDLGLFYQTFRWNGWQSDMEQLQPGEIFAYYPPLWTQEGGGETSHKSPIAITEAWQAATDRE, from the coding sequence ATGCATACATTAACGGTGGATGAGCTAATGGATCAGGACAACCATGCATGGGAAGAGGTCAGAAACATTCTGCAAGAAGGGAATAATCCATATCGCATTGTACTGGCAGAATCGGAATCTGTTAGGGGAGATTCGCTCTACCGTTTGCAAGTGAGCACAAAATCGTACTTGGGAACGGTTGCCTATGAAACAGGAGGGATCATATTTGACCACGGATGGATCACCTTACTGGGTGCAGGTGGGCCCGGAGTTTACGGTAGTTTGGCTTCGTGGAACGGGCTGCAAGAGCCAGCGAGCGTTCCTGCACTTGGGGGAATGCTGATTGTGGCCTATGATGCAGCAGGTGGCTTCTTTGGATTGGATACAGGAAAGTTTGGACGGAGCGGCCATATCTACTATTTTGCACCGGATGCATTGGAGTGGGAATCCACTGAGCTGGCCTATTCCGGTTTCTTGAGCTGGTTGGCTGAGGGAGATTTGGGCTTGTTCTACCAGACATTCCGTTGGAATGGTTGGCAGTCGGATATGGAGCAACTTCAGCCAGGAGAGATATTTGCTTATTATCCGCCGCTATGGACTCAGGAAGGTGGCGGAGAGACCAGCCACAAATCACCTATAGCAATAACAGAAGCGTGGCAGGCGGCGACGGATCGGGAATAG
- a CDS encoding immunity 26/phosphotriesterase HocA family protein, with amino-acid sequence MNSWLTNALRPYFGLETLEEHWDVVEIKEGYFICMDGDVIRKRISSKEDAYGEADVEIFTRDRAFVLPKTARGKEKKLNYTSVSSITAEGVSFSAGIRRDRNISYVTAVNSKTGVRLPITGCEHLHSKEEIIDWLQRYPSLVPNDYDRKLERLKHRKNLRYKTIPGDIFRVEIDLFTDGYVLVVGDLRQMQKDQLFAKESIWNSVMTMPLFVRPYLCTSRDRSITLESITAAPLSDTTWIVMDDSFMRGSYERIGHKALAEEDIVFPIGYGSSIDSSKERIYRLSWGTGTISKPEGKTVFKSSRELLNNGVYSGVIADCFGPWEEREWHHTLDNPLYREERRKALAEFGFPEDISYDEFNRQTGGLTRSEYLAYLTRTYSGKRKMK; translated from the coding sequence ATGAATAGTTGGTTAACGAACGCGTTACGACCCTATTTTGGGCTGGAGACGCTGGAAGAACATTGGGACGTAGTAGAAATTAAAGAAGGATATTTTATTTGCATGGATGGAGATGTTATTCGCAAGCGAATTTCTTCCAAAGAGGATGCTTATGGAGAAGCTGATGTAGAGATTTTTACTCGTGATCGGGCATTTGTTCTGCCTAAAACGGCTCGTGGCAAAGAGAAAAAACTGAATTATACAAGTGTTTCGAGCATCACAGCAGAAGGTGTGTCCTTTTCAGCAGGCATTCGAAGAGATCGTAATATTAGTTATGTTACTGCTGTGAATAGCAAAACTGGCGTGAGATTGCCCATCACTGGATGTGAGCATTTACATAGTAAAGAAGAGATCATCGATTGGCTTCAACGTTACCCGTCGCTTGTGCCTAACGACTATGATCGTAAGCTGGAACGATTGAAGCATAGGAAAAACCTGCGTTATAAAACCATTCCGGGAGACATCTTTCGCGTGGAAATAGACCTTTTTACAGATGGCTATGTACTGGTCGTCGGAGATTTGCGCCAAATGCAAAAGGATCAGTTGTTTGCAAAGGAGAGCATATGGAACAGTGTCATGACGATGCCTTTATTCGTACGTCCGTATTTGTGTACAAGTCGTGACCGTTCAATAACTTTGGAATCCATCACGGCCGCCCCGTTATCTGATACAACCTGGATTGTCATGGATGATTCCTTTATGCGAGGGTCCTACGAGCGGATAGGGCATAAAGCGTTGGCGGAAGAGGATATTGTGTTTCCGATTGGTTACGGCAGTAGCATAGATAGCAGTAAAGAAAGAATATATAGACTCTCCTGGGGAACGGGCACAATTTCCAAACCGGAAGGGAAGACAGTCTTCAAGTCTTCGCGCGAATTGTTAAATAATGGTGTATATTCAGGTGTCATTGCAGACTGTTTTGGTCCTTGGGAAGAGCGGGAGTGGCACCACACGCTGGATAACCCGTTGTATCGGGAAGAGCGCCGAAAAGCACTGGCCGAATTCGGATTCCCGGAAGACATTTCGTACGATGAGTTCAACCGCCAAACAGGAGGCCTGACGCGTTCGGAATATCTCGCATATTTGACAAGGACTTATAGCGGAAAAAGAAAGATGAAATGA
- a CDS encoding phosphotransferase: MEAVLRRHWPEWDGTLQRRTGGWNNTTYFVKSGGRRGVLRIYDTHRDRNKIEFEHAVLQELSRHSLSFRVPMPIRTIMGETLVQVEKDSGKYVCLFEYIEGTSPSEQDPSFAYSFGETAGELSAALATLNFDMTPVYRPYYALQQSYPLCNREVIQGFCLNPPEPLKDLHEELRLIGKVYEEIIDSLHALEDLPHQLVHGDLNASNLLVKDSDPSQVAALLDFEFCTLDVRAMDPAVILSGFLGQPEETTAVRDFCRGFSRQVRLSQSEVDALPVLMLLRKVDVFLHFVSRFLEGTDQPHVLQEQIKQITADLLQLSTSSSWIQEELVQAGTMYE; encoded by the coding sequence TTGGAAGCGGTATTAAGACGGCACTGGCCGGAGTGGGACGGGACACTACAGAGACGAACCGGAGGTTGGAATAATACGACGTATTTTGTTAAGAGCGGTGGGCGAAGGGGGGTGCTGCGCATCTACGATACACACAGGGATCGGAACAAAATCGAATTTGAGCATGCGGTTTTGCAGGAACTGAGCAGGCATTCTCTATCATTCAGGGTTCCAATGCCAATCCGAACGATTATGGGAGAGACACTTGTACAGGTTGAGAAGGATAGTGGCAAATATGTGTGTCTGTTCGAATACATAGAAGGCACATCCCCATCGGAGCAGGATCCTAGCTTTGCCTATTCTTTTGGCGAGACAGCTGGCGAATTATCTGCTGCACTTGCAACACTTAATTTTGATATGACTCCAGTCTACCGGCCGTATTATGCTTTGCAGCAATCCTATCCATTATGTAACCGGGAAGTAATCCAAGGCTTTTGTTTAAACCCGCCGGAGCCTCTAAAAGATTTACATGAGGAGCTGCGTTTGATAGGAAAAGTATATGAAGAGATTATAGATTCACTTCATGCATTGGAAGACTTGCCGCATCAGCTTGTACATGGAGATTTGAACGCTTCCAATTTGTTGGTAAAAGATTCTGACCCTAGTCAGGTGGCTGCACTGCTTGATTTTGAATTTTGTACGCTGGACGTTCGGGCCATGGATCCGGCGGTCATTTTATCAGGATTTTTGGGACAACCGGAGGAAACGACAGCTGTTCGTGATTTTTGCCGGGGCTTCAGCCGTCAGGTTCGTTTAAGCCAATCCGAGGTTGACGCTTTGCCTGTGTTAATGCTGCTTAGGAAGGTAGACGTTTTTCTTCATTTTGTGAGTCGCTTTCTGGAAGGAACAGATCAGCCACACGTGCTGCAAGAACAGATCAAACAGATCACGGCCGACTTGCTCCAACTGTCTACCAGCAGTAGCTGGATTCAGGAGGAGTTGGTCCAAGCTGGAACAATGTATGAATAA
- a CDS encoding AraC family transcriptional regulator, with the protein MNLHELDQLLRSKTEIELLQQQNNQVINDLSKESENERFFDINQNMYRMPALFFFGEHDIYISKHNRFAPMLEHMHEFIELNYVYSGKCNQIIAGKEIELCEGQVCVLDKDVPHSIAPLGENDILINILLQRETISSLFLQRLSKKKSLIGEFLANSVLQHQHHNHFIIFESQHNENLQYILRRILIEYFSRQEDSMELVKAYLPIVFGELVRVLESEHNIHLNQQESNITSILNYMEEHYQHLSLQQLSTHFNYNSTYLSNKLKKVTGLTYTQLIANIKLNAAYSLVVNTNLPFEMIFKQVGYNSMSFFYKKFKTAYGATPQNIRNKQMRK; encoded by the coding sequence ATGAACCTTCATGAGCTGGATCAGTTGCTGAGAAGTAAAACTGAAATTGAGCTTTTACAACAGCAAAACAATCAAGTGATTAATGATCTCTCCAAAGAATCGGAAAATGAGCGATTTTTTGATATAAATCAGAATATGTATCGAATGCCTGCTTTATTTTTCTTCGGAGAACATGATATTTATATTAGCAAGCACAACAGGTTTGCTCCGATGCTGGAGCACATGCATGAATTTATTGAATTAAACTATGTTTACTCAGGTAAGTGCAACCAAATCATAGCAGGCAAAGAGATTGAGCTTTGTGAAGGCCAAGTGTGTGTCCTCGATAAGGATGTGCCGCACAGCATCGCACCTTTGGGAGAAAACGATATACTGATTAATATCCTCCTGCAAAGAGAAACGATTTCATCCCTATTTCTACAGCGGCTATCTAAGAAAAAAAGTTTGATCGGCGAGTTTCTTGCCAATTCAGTCCTCCAGCATCAGCATCATAATCACTTTATTATTTTTGAGTCACAGCATAATGAAAACCTTCAATATATATTGCGTAGAATCTTGATCGAATATTTTTCCAGGCAAGAGGATTCCATGGAGCTGGTCAAGGCTTATTTGCCCATTGTATTTGGGGAATTGGTCCGTGTATTGGAAAGCGAGCATAATATTCACTTAAACCAGCAGGAAAGTAATATTACTTCTATTCTGAATTACATGGAAGAGCATTATCAGCATTTAAGCCTCCAGCAATTATCTACTCATTTTAACTACAATAGTACGTATTTAAGTAATAAGTTGAAAAAAGTAACCGGTCTTACTTACACGCAGCTTATTGCCAACATTAAACTTAATGCGGCCTATTCTTTGGTAGTGAATACCAACCTGCCATTCGAAATGATCTTTAAGCAGGTCGGATATAACAGCATGAGTTTTTTCTATAAAAAATTTAAAACAGCGTATGGTGCCACCCCGCAGAATATCCGAAACAAACAAATGAGGAAATAA
- a CDS encoding MFS transporter: MNIKNKIWFKTALLSISLVLTSASAISAIIPMMLNQLPGVSSSLIESIVTIPSFSMMLFVLLSGPISSRLGKKNTVLLGLLLVVIGGILPMLTTNITWILALRLVLGAGLGMFNSLAVSLISDFFEGDERAQLVGFQSAVQGLGSSLATFVAGQLALIDWPFAFLCYAITIPIALLFFFIIPEPEREEPTASTTGTGHKSGGMSLPVLGLGAALFLFMTFIMIVYTKTGIMIAEKSMPNAGFLGTALTLFSLSTMIAGFLFGRIYKWFRNYAPFISSLLTATGFVLLWFAQNVTMVTVAMLIIGFSFALFIPYIFTILTKIVPKGSETISISIAMVGSNLGAFASPYVIKLVGVLSGNETASFSFLVSAIVFMIAALLCLGIAIRGKGSKTQTAVHS; encoded by the coding sequence ATGAATATTAAAAACAAAATATGGTTTAAAACAGCATTGTTGTCCATTTCCTTAGTCCTGACATCAGCGAGTGCTATTTCAGCTATCATCCCGATGATGCTGAACCAATTACCGGGAGTCTCCAGTTCACTGATTGAAAGCATAGTTACAATCCCATCTTTCTCGATGATGCTGTTTGTGCTGTTGAGTGGTCCGATCTCTTCCCGCTTGGGTAAAAAAAATACAGTCCTGCTAGGACTTTTGCTCGTGGTCATCGGCGGAATACTTCCTATGCTCACTACGAACATTACATGGATTCTCGCGTTGCGTTTGGTGTTAGGTGCAGGTCTGGGGATGTTCAATTCGCTGGCTGTCAGTTTAATTAGTGATTTTTTTGAAGGGGACGAACGTGCTCAATTGGTAGGCTTTCAAAGCGCTGTACAAGGGCTCGGAAGCAGCTTGGCTACCTTCGTGGCAGGACAGCTTGCCCTAATCGACTGGCCGTTTGCTTTTTTGTGCTATGCGATCACTATTCCGATCGCACTGTTGTTCTTTTTTATCATTCCTGAACCAGAGCGTGAGGAGCCTACAGCGAGCACGACAGGAACGGGCCACAAGAGCGGGGGAATGTCCCTACCTGTACTTGGATTAGGGGCTGCACTTTTCCTGTTTATGACCTTTATCATGATTGTGTATACCAAAACAGGTATTATGATTGCTGAAAAGAGTATGCCTAACGCAGGGTTTTTAGGGACCGCTTTGACGCTGTTCTCCTTATCAACTATGATTGCAGGCTTCTTGTTCGGTAGAATATATAAATGGTTCAGAAATTACGCACCTTTTATCTCCAGTTTATTAACAGCGACAGGTTTTGTCCTGCTGTGGTTTGCTCAGAATGTGACCATGGTTACGGTTGCCATGCTGATCATTGGCTTTAGCTTTGCGCTGTTTATTCCTTATATTTTTACGATACTAACTAAAATCGTACCTAAAGGCAGTGAGACGATATCTATTTCGATTGCAATGGTAGGCTCCAATTTGGGAGCGTTTGCTTCGCCTTATGTTATCAAGTTAGTTGGGGTGTTGTCTGGGAATGAAACTGCCTCATTTTCCTTTCTTGTCTCTGCGATTGTATTTATGATTGCTGCGCTCCTCTGTCTGGGAATCGCTATTAGAGGAAAGGGAAGCAAAACACAGACGGCAGTTCACAGTTAA